The following DNA comes from Anopheles coustani chromosome 2, idAnoCousDA_361_x.2, whole genome shotgun sequence.
CGTTAATCCTTGCGGCCACACTGTTCCTGCATGTGCATCCCAAAAGTGCTCTAGAAATCGAACATCCGCATAGCTTTTCCGTGTTCAAACGTGGCGTGATGTTGGGTGATGTGTCGTACAGCTACTCATCGACGGATATGGGTTCGCCGGAAAGCGGTCGCTACAAAACGGTGACGGTGATTAAAAACATTGCCGTCCCGAAACCGACCAGTACGATGTTCAGCGATCGATCCGAGcatttttacgatacgatcGAAAAAAGCTCCACCGCAGGCCACGGACATAAGAAACGCACCCATGTGGAATACTGGCCACCGAAAGAGGACAACCAAGTTAGCCACCACCAGCATACGAGCAGCCTGCAGAAACCAGAGCTGGAGCGGCATAAGACCAGCAGTAATACACACCCTCCATCGCATAATGGAAGCAAATATCGGGGTCGGCCGCAGACCACGCCATCCCACAAACCGCCAGCAATTAAAGAGCATGTGCAGGAGGAGCCCAAGCACCCGGTCGAACTGCTCGAGCTGGCAAAATCGGCAGTTGAAACGCTCAACCAAAAGGCAAAGATCGGTGGTACGAACACAGGTCCTGTGACCTTCCCAGCCGACGCCacaaagatgaagaaaaagatTAACGGAATCGTCAGTGTTGCCAAAGAGTACACCAGCATCCTGACAACGGACCCGAAGGATCGACAGCCCATCGCAAGCAAACTGAGAACGAAGGTAGACCTACCGACCAAGGCACCGACGATGCAACCGACCTCCACTTCCAGCGAGGAGATCCCGCTGAAAGAGCTCGAGCAGTCCGAGTACGTATTCAACCACCGAACGGGAGCGTTCGAGTTCAAAAAAGCGTCCAAAGCACCGAAGGCTGTCCAAGAGTATCTCCGTGCCGGTCCCTATGGTGGATACAAGATACAACCAACGTCTTCGAAAGAGGAAACCGATGAGCCATCGATGGGCCAGGATGATACCAACACGTACAGCAGCCCCGCGGAGCTACTGTTCGCCGAGCTTCGGAACGCCGTAGCCACGCGAAATGTAACGATGATCAAATCGCTCGCTAGTCAGCTGGAAGAAACGTTCGACGTGGGGAAGATGGATTTTGAGTCGCTGAAAATGGAAGACATGGACCGACGACCGACGGCGGAAccgacgatgatggtgatgatgatggagacAACAACCGGTCGACCACCGTTCGATTTCGGGTACGGATCGGAGACGACGACCATGGACTATCAGGAGGCTGCTACGGAAGCTGCCGTCGCCAGCACGACCATAAGGGCAACTACAACTATACCGACCACGACGAAAAAACCCCTTCGATACATTGCACCTAAACTACGCGGATTCAAACGATTCTCTTCCAAGCGACAGAGCAACTAAATGTTAGATGGCGGCGTGACGGTGTTCCACAAAAAtacgaaacatatttttgggattttatttattagttTTCTGGTACGCGCTTAGCTCGAGGGGGCGTTACGTTATCATAGATTAGACTCAATAATCTCATGTCAAATCAActggaaatgtttaaaatatctCACGAAGCGAATTACGATTTTCCCATAATCAATCATTTAATCGGACTCCGAGCCATCGTTCAATTACTAAATGGCATTAGTGGCATTGTATGTAGAATCAATTATTATATAAAGTCAAAACGTATATTTTACCAGAATGGTGTAAAACTAGCAGTTAAGGCAAAACTTCTTCCACAACATGATCACGTTTCGGATAATGCTGTAGGTTATGTTTCAATAAAGTGAATAAACAACGGTTCTCTGCGATTATATGCTGCGTCAATGCTACAATATTCACGTTTACCATAGATGACATGGGAATTTGGGGACATTGGGAGTGAAGTTTTTACAGTTCAATACTAAACGTAGGAATATTTCGCTGTTTACATTTTGAGACGAGACGAGTTCTCAATTCTTCACAATCATCCTTACCTTGAGAACGTTCTAACAATATCCCTTCCATTCAGttattatttgaaataaacGTGTGATATGTAGTTTTTAACAGCATCGTGGAGATATCTTTTTAAACACAACGATAATATTACGCTTACTTCAGAAACAACAAATTAAACCATTGATATTTATAGTGCAAAAATGCCAAATATTTCACTTGCGCTGGGCGGAGCCTATTATTTAATCGTGTTTAACTCACTATTAATAATATATTAtggctattttatttttgtttattgattgTAATTCGAAAATTTGATTGTAATGTAAAAGTAAGTGAGGGTTTTTTCGCCACATTAGTATTACGCATCCTCACAAAATGCTCTATAGGAGTTAATGTATTgatcgcaaaacaaaaaacaggagCTTGAGAAGGTAGGAACTGAAAAATCGTCATTTTCCAAAATCGCTTATCGTTTTCACCGCTATGTTGTTAAAATATGTGTTTGCCTCTTTCATACCACTGCTGgtcattttttcttcttggtgtaacgaccttgttggtcatgcctgcccgtaaaGGGTTTACGaaactttttaccctatgtgtacgtgggtagtcagtcctctcgtacagcgGAGGGGtctggtctcggttgggattcgaacccacgcccgTCGAGGTgatgagccccggcgctcatgggtcgattttctaaccggcgctaccctCGGCTGGTCACTGTGTatcctattttttttaaattggcaCAACATTTGGGACTAAGCCtttctccgaagagagttactgtgaccgaaagacggtatattctAAATCGGTGGTCCACCGCTCATAATTACCGGGGGGGGATGCCAGACTCAAGATTCGATCATGCCACACCTATGACGTGATGTTCCCTCGCgttaccgctgcgccatggacAAAAACGGTCTTGAAATTCGCTAATTAGTTTAGATTTTTTGGAGAATGAAAAATGTCGTTATATAGCAGCAGCAACTTACTTACTAACACGATCGAGTACTGGCCATAGacaatcaaacatttcaaacaatcgaaaatgCATCTTTATATCAATagccaaaacaatttcatcgTGAACtgataacataaaaatatcaaaatatcaAACGGTACCAAATGTCTATACTGTACTTATTCTCAGCTACTATCACTTGTAAACAATGTGTCacaaaacaatcttttttgcagtgtttttttgttttttgttattgttgtgaTATTTGATTACTTATTTGTTTATGACCAAAACTATTCACTGGCAAAAATACCCACACTTACTCCAGCATGTTACATCCACATTGTTAATGATAGTTTGTTGAATTGAATGTACCCATTTTTTGGAATAATAGTAAGATTTTTTTACATTGTAACATGCTCTTTTTTTAGGAAACTCTTGATAAATAAGAAAAGGTATAAACAAACAGATCGTTCAAGATCTTAAGACTAGAAATCTTTTTAAGTTGACTACTTGGTGGACTACATTTAATACGTTGAGCGCTACGTCAGTCCCGTGGGACCGACAGCGTTCTTTCCCGTATGCCGACGTCGGTTCGCTCGGATCGACAGAGCCGGTTAGGTAGGGCTGTTTTGCCTTGTTCTGTATCGTCGAGAAATGATTGAACGTGAAAGCACTGCTCGCTTGCCGTCGATGGTTTGCTACGAATCGCCGGCAGAGGGGAAAGCAGTGCAATCTACGCAGCGCtacgcttaacgtgttaacgcGGAATAAGTTAGAACGCATATTTGTAAAATCATACTATTATattcataataaaaataatgctcATCAAAACCGCACTGTACGTGTTCATCATCTCTAGTAAAATAAGATTCTAAAAACTAAACGAAACTTATGAAAtgttgtaatttgtttgataCCACACCCAAGAGTAGcgatgtgaaaaaaaaaaataaagaaagactCACAGTCCAGAAAAATCCAAGGGAAACTTTAgaccagggatgtcaaacatgcggcccgcgggccacatgcggcccgcaagaacattgggtgcggcccgcgacccctttgaaacaatacatcgaaagtttggatccttgagtattgaCTTTCCTTTCaatagcaaaatatttaatgtaaattgcgttacgaactgcgaattgcaagagaactgaacgaatgtcaatttaaacaacaataacaataacaataacaatatatttcaataaacttgatttgaattcgttaaaatttggaaaacgattgagcgACAAActctctcttttactcaaaatttgtaatttttttttaagaagtaatataatatgaaaaaatgtgaaaaagtaaaacatgattaactgttaagataaaactacactgataagaacatattttgatcaatccaatcaattatatggttt
Coding sequences within:
- the LOC131265221 gene encoding uncharacterized protein LOC131265221, whose amino-acid sequence is MWNRKKLSSCIEQLNTALILAATLFLHVHPKSALEIEHPHSFSVFKRGVMLGDVSYSYSSTDMGSPESGRYKTVTVIKNIAVPKPTSTMFSDRSEHFYDTIEKSSTAGHGHKKRTHVEYWPPKEDNQVSHHQHTSSLQKPELERHKTSSNTHPPSHNGSKYRGRPQTTPSHKPPAIKEHVQEEPKHPVELLELAKSAVETLNQKAKIGGTNTGPVTFPADATKMKKKINGIVSVAKEYTSILTTDPKDRQPIASKLRTKVDLPTKAPTMQPTSTSSEEIPLKELEQSEYVFNHRTGAFEFKKASKAPKAVQEYLRAGPYGGYKIQPTSSKEETDEPSMGQDDTNTYSSPAELLFAELRNAVATRNVTMIKSLASQLEETFDVGKMDFESLKMEDMDRRPTAEPTMMVMMMETTTGRPPFDFGYGSETTTMDYQEAATEAAVASTTIRATTTIPTTTKKPLRYIAPKLRGFKRFSSKRQSN